CTCCGGACACCAGACACGCTATAACTAGTATACGAGAAACTTAAACGCACGTCGATGTTCACTTGAAACCAATCTCGACCTTTGTGACTAGAATACAACTATGTATACTCCAATAACCACCAGCTCGCCCAGAACGCCCCATGCATCCACTTTCATTACATCAATCATATAATTAGACTTTATCCGAGTATATACCTCTCGCAGGATCCTTCCTCCAAGCCTTAATGTTTTCTATACTACTTTTGATCGTCCTCCACCCAAGTGAGTAGTACACTAATCCAAGCAAAGCAATCGAATATCCCACGATCTGAATTGTGCTCACATGCGTATGCCAAAGCACAACAGAGGCAACGATAAGCAGAATATTCTTTGGGATACTGACAAGTGTCGTCGTCAATCCCGACGTCTTTCCGATCTGACGACATTATTAGCCTGTTAGTTGCTTTCATTGGACCAGGTGACTCACGAGGACAAAGATCGAAACATTGAGCATGAATCCCACCACAGCATTGGCCAACAGCGTCAAATAGCCAGTGTTAGGGACAACACTCCAGTGAAAATCCCTGAGCTCCGTATTCCAAGCAATAATCGAGTTCATAACAGCGCAGACCGGCGCGGTATAGTAGAGACTGACGAGCGGGTCCATTTTCTGACCGTCTTCAGACAGCAGAATTTGCATCATTACGAGACGGTTCGCGTCGCAGACGAGACTCGCCATTTGGTAGAATATGCCGAGTAATGAAAACTGGATTTCACCTGATACGGCAAGGCCAACACTGCATGTGATGATTAGGATGTTAATTAGTACCTCCATTGAAGGGGTTGCTACCCCCCATGACCAGCTGACGAGGAGGGTGACGACTGGTCCGGCGGCCTGCAAGTACTGTCAGCTTCAAATTGTCTTTGTCGTATAGAATAAGATCGACAGGAGCGAAGGAGTAATACCTTCAGCATCTGAATAAATGATATGTTGAGGTAGAGGTAGACGATATTCCCGAAGACAAGGCTGCCGCTATATAGCAGACCAATGGGAACCATGGTGCGTGCATACAGTCGGCTATTCATTTCGATATTCTTCCGGCCATCCAGGAATGTCGTTGTCCGGGCCAGAACTTGAGTGACCACGGTAGCGAATATAAGGTGCCATGTCGTGAGAAGGATCGCTGCAATTGTTTAGTAAGTGAAAGCTCACTCAGATAGCAACCCACTCACGGTATCCTGACAAGACAGTTAGTCGGAATAGTTTTCTGGCAAAGCGACCGTGTTGAACTTACTGAATTCCGTCGAGTCTAATATCCATTTATTGAATAAGACCGTGAGGTTTGACCAGAAGACCCAGGATCTGATCACCGTCAGCTAGTCATGGCAAGAGTGGGGACCCAAACTACGTACAGAATATCTAAGGTGATATTCCATGTCGGCCTCTTGCCGCCGTTGAGTTCTTGATATGCCATCTCACCCCTTTCGTTTCCCATGGTATTTCTCCGACACagggaagaagttcaagatTTTTCGAATTAGCTCTAATCACAATCCCAGCCCCCGatcaaaggaagaaaaggcggCGGAGCGATGTAAGACAGGTCGTTACGTGGGGTCCATTTGGCTAGAGCGCGTCTACTATTGCTATGAAGTGTTGAGTAATAAGTTTACGCGCAGAATCGCAATACAACAAGGAGTAATATGGAAGAAATTCATGAGCTGGCTCCGATGATTACTTAAATTCGTGCTTTGGAGGTCTAGGTATCATTCGACTGGTTGTACGGAACTAGCGGAAGGGTGTGATTGCCCGTTGCCCTAACCAGGTGATTAAAAATGGTTGCCTGGAGCACCTTCCATTCGCTGAACGCGCTCCACATTCCCGTATAATCCCTAACAAAAAAGGGTTCAAGCTAGTCAGAATGCCTAAACTGCGCCCGCTTCGCCGTTTGCGACAAAGCTCAGGGTGGGCGCGCCCCAGGAGCCGAGTCAGTTACCAGTCGATGCTaccttgattctttttctttttattacTCACTGTTTAATTGAGGGTGGGGACATGCCGGTTCTTCCTGCTCGTTTCCTGGTCCTGCTAAGCTTCCCAGTCCAAATTGTTTGGGTCGATGAAACCTTGAAATGGAAGTCATCTTACATTCCGGTACCGAGGGTCCAGACTCCAGAGCCAGGCTGAGGAAAGTCATCGGCAACACATGTCACCCGGATGCGGAATGCAAGGGACCCGCCCCACTGCTTTACCATTCAAGCCTTTTAGTCTTCCGTTCCAATCGCACTATTCGAGCACTAAAAACTCTGGACAATGGTCATATGGGTGCCATGTTTTGAGTCTGACATGTTCCTGACCAACAGGTCAAACCGTGATATAACAGGATTGAAGTCGTCGCGTATATTGTAGTAATATGAATA
This window of the Aspergillus oryzae RIB40 DNA, chromosome 8 genome carries:
- a CDS encoding uncharacterized protein (glucose-6-phosphate/phosphate and phosphoenolpyruvate/phosphate antiporter); this encodes MGAHMQDALVLLPEKQIYPFSWVDDANNASVCQAAWENPTFDPEECKRLMEVEAWPSYFITSWVFWSNLTVLFNKWILDSTEFTILLTTWHLIFATVVTQVLARTTTFLDGRKNIEMNSRLYARTMVPIGLLYSGSLVFGNIVYLYLNISFIQMLKAAGPVVTLLVSWSWGVATPSMEVLINILIITCSVGLAVSGEIQFSLLGIFYQMASLVCDANRLVMMQILLSEDGQKMDPLVSLYYTAPVCAVMNSIIAWNTELRDFHWSVVPNTGYLTLLANAVVGFMLNVSIFVLIGKTSGLTTTLVSIPKNILLIVASVVLWHTHVSTIQIVGYSIALLGLVYYSLGWRTIKSSIENIKAWRKDPARACCGTILFAAYVGALYNVYTIFAYFKGSSMHHFLMQGLEP